The Salvelinus alpinus chromosome 10, SLU_Salpinus.1, whole genome shotgun sequence genome includes the window tgatctaaattgcaattgcaacatttggttaaaaataagcaCTAGTATCTTTGCCCAGTGTGTAAattatctcaaatgagtgcaggaaattattctcggttgaagttgaattgaacactataaaacaatcagaatggagaaagacccattgaacaTTTTTTTGAATATaagtgttgccaccctagggtcgtgcactactcataaagcaaatgtagaacttttattaatcaaaaacataaaataccgtcaAAAATGTGAAAAATACCATGGTATGATATTTTTGCCACGTCGCCCAGCCCtttgttagagcaaaaaccaagccacggggtcgaaggaattgtccgtagaggtccATGGAAGGAAAAATTCACAAGCTGGTAAAATGGCGGCGCCCATCAACGGACTTCGGTGCAGGCAGTGTGGGTGCAGCAGAGACAATTTTAAGGCCGCACTACTGTTTTGAAGCTAAATGTAATGATTATCAGTTTCTACATGTGTAAAATATTGACACATTCAGTTTCTGTCTATAAACGATACTATGGTGTGAACGGAAATACAATTGTTTTTTGATTGGAATAATACCGTGAAGAGGGTTAAGGAAAATAGTACATGGTGCTGCCAAAAACTAACTGTAAACTTGTACTAAATGGTTTTTGAGTCTTGTATGCATTTATCTACTACATGTTAagtattagctcaaaagtattgtggagctcctgcacctaaatataaacagtaccggcacccaaaatgagtatgggcaactatttcagtccaagtcaaccACTGAATTAGATAATTGAACAAGAACAAATATAATATATTTAATAGAGAATAAAGAAAGTGCCAGAACTATCAAGAGAATAACTTTTGCGTCCGTTTCTCCTCTACTACTTGCCAACTCAGGTATGAGGCCGGTAACATCAACAGAGAGGAcaaacccagcctgcctctctccttccacactgagtccaaacctacagtcactgggtcctgattgtgacagtggagcccagtttgcactgcaggatccagagatggcatcagtgaagctggaggactgcagtcaaacactggagctAAATGccaacattaaagatgaagaaggggaggagaagaTTGGGAAATCTGTTAATCATGGTAAGAGCAGGGTTCTATCTAACTAAGTTTGTTTTTCATTCCAACTTCTCACTGTGTATGAAAAGTTGCAGTAGAACTGTTTCATGATGAACTGTTTCCATGAGAAGGTAGATGTTATTTCATGGTACTGAGACTTGTATGGTTTGACACCAGTATTGCCAGCATTTGTTTTATTAACTGGGCTATCTGGAGTGTTCAGAGTAGATTGATGAAGTGAAGTAGACAAACTGACAGTGTTTTAAAGTTATATGAAATGAGTCTGTGTAGTTTCTAACCCTTGTGGTAGTGAGTGGAGGATGATATGGGTCATAATTTTCTTGATTTATGAGATACTGTTAGAATAGTTTTATTCTCCTTTTGTATTGCACAGCCTACTTCTGTGAATacgtacaggtagcctagtggttagagcattgggacagtaaccgaaaggttgctggatcgaatccccgaagacaaggtaataatctgttctgcccctgagcaaggcagttaacccactgttccccgggcgccgaagatgtggatgtcgattatggcagccctccgcacctctctgattcggaagacacatttcagttgaatgcattcagttgtacaactgacgcgGTATCCCCTCTCCCATTTGGAAAGTttttagaccccttgaccttttccacgttttgttatgttacagccttattctaaaattgattaaataaacaatgttccttatcaatctacacacaatgacccataatgacaaagcaaatacaggtttttaaaaatattttcacatttatataaaacaaacaaataccttatttacataggtattcagacttTTTGCTATGATACTCGACATTGAGCTCATGTGAATCCTGTTTCCGTTTCTCAACTTTGagatgttttttatatatatgcacattatcgaacaaaacataaatgtattgtgtaacatgatgttatatgactcatctgatgaagaatttcaaaggttagtgattaattctatctctatttgggggttttgtgcaagctacctgtgctgtgaaagaaatgtgtgtgcttttttgtatttggtggtgagctaacataaatatacgtggtgttttcgctgtaaaacattaaaaaaatcggacatgttggctggattcacaagatgtttatctttcatttgctgtattggacttgttaatgtgtgaaagttaaatatttcaaaaaaatatttttgaatttcgcgcgctgccttttcagtggaatgtggggggggggcttccgctagcggaaccccggggctagacaggttaagatCAGATGTTTCATAGATTACaacatttgcagaatgtcggccaaaatccatctcgttccatcttctcccactgctaaGCGGATGCTTCATATTTATACATCttttgaaatatctgtctcattgttctaccTGTGGCTGCACTGTGGAAGTGCAGGAAGTTCAGGGCAGGCACACAACATTCTTCAGTATAAAGAAACGCCAGAACTGTTGTGAAGAAGATACCCTTTTTGTTCGTTTCCATGTATTACTACAGATATTTAATGGCACGTTTAAACTGTCTAATATCGAAAGAACATGTCATACCATGCTAGGAAACATCCATTAACCTTTCACTAGTCAccaacccggatccgggagcaccccccacccccccccccccccactgagtagcatagctagcatagcgtcacaagtaaattgtagcatctaaatatcattaaatcacaagtccaagacaccagatgaaagatacagatcttgtgaatccaggcatcatttctgatttttaaaatgttttacagggaagacactatgtaaatctattagctaaccacgttagcaaaagacaccattttttttactccaacagttttttcctgcatcagtagctatcactaattcgactaaataaaaatatatagccactaaccaagaaacaacttcataagatgacagtctgataacatatttatggtatagcatagttttttctTAAAATGTGCATTtgtcaggtataaatcacagttctacattgcagctgcaatctgaaatagtgccgaagcagccagaataattacagagaccaacgtcatataactaattactcatcttaaaacatttcagaaaaatacacagcgtacagatattgaaagcccaacatctggtgaatccaaacaatgtttcagatttattcaatgttttatagcgaaaacaaaatgtagcgctaaattagcatagccacgccagccagaaccagctgggcgcccacgaccagttcacatgcacgacagatatatgaaataacatcgtaaattgggtcttacttttgctgatctttcatcagaatgttgatcaaggtgtccttagtccagatgagtcgttctttccattcagaatggtacctttcccacttcatttagcattggtactggtcgagtggcacggatctctcaaacgaaAATAAAATCGGAgaacggaacaccgcaaaactcccgaaaaaattcaaataatctgattaaactatatcctcttatggctcaaatatcagcagtgagtatcagcagtgagtaacctggaaagaggtggccatttcaaacggcctcgtactcaattcttgctcgtacaatatgcatattattattactatttggatagaaaacactgtctagtttctaaaacaggtttaattatttctctaagtgaaacataactctttttacagcccattttctatcTGGAAGTGacttttccaagaagctatgtctctcttcaagatactctctataaaaggccttggcacttaggactgtacaaacacgtcacacgccttcccctgggtgtcaagcggaagtgagagaagaaatgagttgattatctctgtcagggactgaaaagaacatcttggagtgagaagtgcgcactttattttttttttctgggcgcgaagtaggaactgggctgcgctcctggaaaaccctcgttataggtgaatatgacctccagcttcgattttttttgatacatgtcacaatatcatcctaaagtatgttttttcaatatactttaattatattattgaaatttattctggactttagacgtgatgcgacgcaagaattttgtcaagacggagaggttagcacggcatggccagtgtgccatgctaattcaagaggggcatcgttcgttctgggtccaaatgaagacggatctgaacaaaggaccctttggagaacattctgatggaaaatcaacaaagataaggacccaatttgggatgctttttcatatatctgtcgaactgtgctatcgctagcgtttgactagaatcaatgctgctgtgtgttagctattgtagtaagctaatataacgatatattgtgttttcgctgtaaaacacttcataaatcggaaatattgtctgtattcacaagatctttctctttcattagctatccaccatatatttttctgaaatgttttctgatgtgtaattagtagttgacgttggtgtctgtattttctctggctactgccatgcgatttctgactgtagctttgATGTtggctaagatggtagcagtaatgtaaaactgatttatagctaaaatatgaaaattcttcaaacaaaacatagatttattgtgtaacatgttataggactgtcatctgagggagttttttctaggttatttaggttggttctaggttatttaggttggttctaggttagtttggttagctttgtgcatgctacttgcatgctaccgttgctgtgaaaaatgtctgtctgtcttttgtatttggtggtgagctaacataaatatatgtggtgttttcgctgtaaaacattttaaaaatctgaaatattggctttattcacaagatctttgtctttcattagctatccaccatatatttctctgaaatgttttctgatgtgtaattagtagttgacgttggtgtctgtattttctctggctactcccgtgcgatttctgactgtagctttgATGGTAGCAtgaatgtaaaactgatttatagctaaaatatgcaatttttttgaacaaaacagatttattgtgtaacatgttataggactgtcatctgaggtagttttttctaggttatttaggttggttttaggttagttaggttggcttgtgcatgctacttcatcctacttgtgctgtgaaaaatgtctgtcctcttttttatttggtggtgagctaacataaatatatgtggtgttttctctgtaaaacatttaaaaaatcggacatgttggctggattgacaagatgtttatctttcaaatgctctattggacttgttaatgtgtgaaagttaaatatttaaaaaaaatagattttgaatttcgcgccctgcacttgagctggatgttgtcagagGTGTCCCGGtatcgggcttgcagccctaacaggatattgaaaaaacatacattacgatgatatggtcacatgtatcaaacaaaattcgagacggagatagttttcatccgtaatggccgcacaacagaaggcAATCGCACCTCCAAGTCGCGCGATTCAGAGAACCGGAAGTGGGCGGTCACGCCAaggaaataggtcttatttcacgtcagaacaagataaacacaaaatttctcctctgacgtcctcttgacacccagaggaaggcgtatgaagtgtgtttcgggtcatacgtggcatgaccatatataggcagagcgttgaagcaagcatagacatcttgcattctacttcctggtcagggaaagtgctgtcaaatgacttctgtttcactcagagacaaaattgaaacggttttagaaactagagattgttttctatccaatagtatcattaatatgcatatagtaagagcaataattgaataagaggcagtttaatttggagaggcaaaatgtcgaagttgaaaaagaaccccctgtattctcaagaagttaacttcttattgctgcaggggcagtattgagtagattGGATGAAAAGGTAcccagtcccagttgctaatatatgcatattattattagtattggatagaaaacactccgaagtttctaaaacagtttgaatgatgtctgtgagtataacagaactcatatggtaggcaaaaacctgagaaagaaatcccctttgagcctggttcctctctgtttcttccaaggttcctgctttctagggagtttttcgtgGCCACTGtggttctacatctgcattgcttgctctttggggattTCGGATTGTTTTCTGTAAAGGACTTTTTTACAACTTATGTAAAAAGAGcttcataaaatacatttgattgacatgtATATCACACCAATTGACTGGTTGTTCTGatattgttcacacaggagaccaTGTTGAGACATTCTCTACATCCAGAGAGCATCAGCAGGAAGATCACAGAGCAAAGAGGTCTTACCACTGCTCACATTGTGAGGAGATTTTCCCATTTCTATCAAAGCTAAAAATACACCTAAAAATACACACAGGAAAAAAGCTTTACTCCTGCTCTGAATGTGGAAAATGCTTCAAGACATCAACTGCGCTAAAAGTTCATCATggaacacacagaggagagaagcATTTCTCccgctctgactgtggaaagagtttctctcGACTGGGTACCTTAAAACAACATGAACGTACACAcaaaggagagaagccttactcctgctctgactgtggaaagagttttactcgACCAAGAAACCTAAAAcaacatgaacgtatacacacaggagagaagccttactcctgctctgactgtggaaggAGTTTCTCTCAACTGGGCCACCTAAAACGTCATGTACGTATACAcaaaggagagaagccttactcctgctctaaATGTGGAAAATGCTTCACAACAGCAATTGggctaaaagttcatcagagaacacacacaggagagaagccttactcctgctctgactgtggaaggAGTTTCTCTCAACTGGGCCACCTAAAACGTCATgtacgtatacacacaggagagaagccttactcctgctctaaATGTGGAAAATGCTTCACAACATCAATTGggctaaaagttcatcagagaacacacacaggagagaagccttactcctgctctgactgtggggtgAGTTTCTCTCAACTGTGCAACCTAAAAAGACATGAACgtttacacacaggagagaagccttactcctgctctgactgtggaaggAGTTTCTCTCAACTGCCACCTAAAAACACATGAACgtttacacacaggagagaagccttactcctgctctgactgtggatcCAGTTTCTCTCGCCTGGGTACCTTAAAAcaacatgaacgtatacacacaggagagaagccttactcctgctctgactgtggaaagagtttctctcGACTGGACACATTAAAAaaacatgaacgtatacacacaggatagaagccttacttctgctctgactgtggaaagagtttctttCAACTGGGTAACTTAAAAcaacatgaacgtatacacaaAAGCGAGAAGCCTTACTCCTTTTCTGACTGTGGGGCAAGTTTCTCTCTTCCGGACACCTTAAAACGATctgaacatatacacacactggagaagccttactcctgctctgactgtggaaagagtttctcttGAATGTGCCATTTAAAAAGACACCAAGGGAAACACAAGAGAGGAGCCTTACCACTGATCTGACTGTAGAAAATGTTAAAACACCAGCTGAGCTTAAAGGTCATTAGAGAAAAGACAAaagagagaagccttacttctgcTCTCAATGTGGCAAGAGTTTTTCCCAATTGGGCAATGTAAAAACACACCAACAGATACACACTTGAGAGAAGCCTTATCACTgcactgactgtgggaagagattctaCAGATTGGGCCATTTTAAAAAGACACCAATGTTTACATATAGGAGAGAAGCCTCATCAGTTCTCTGACCAGCTAAGATTAGACACTCCACTTAATTCTCATATCATTAAATAATTGGCAACGTTGAATTGGATCAGATGAAGAAAGTGTAGAACACTATTGTAATCCTATAGTTTCTCACTGTGAGAGAAAAATGCAGAGGAAAGGGAGTGTTATAGAATGTTAGCCACTTGTCagttttggtgagttttgtgagcTTCTACTGTAAAGATATTGAGATTACCTTGAATTTGCTTTTAGGGTTGAATATCATCTGTGAGGCGTCTCACAATGGATTCTGATGGGTGACTGGGTGGTACTGATTCCCTCTGCAGTTTTCTGTGGGAATGAGCTGGTAGACACAACATACACTGATTttgcaaaacattaaggacaccttctcttttcatgacatagactgaccaggtgaacccaGGTGAAAACTATAATCCTTAAtgatgtagttgttgttgtatttattttggatccccattagctttcaGTAGAAAACAAGATGTTGCAGTGGGCTAAGGAATGAAAACACTGGAGAATttaaaaaacattgcctggtctgatgaatcgcTGTTCCTGCTGTTTCACGCTGATGGGAGGAAACCACGAGTACAACATTGcatgctggtggtggtggtggtatgatGGTGTGTTTTCATGCCACATattgggccccttgataaaagtggagcAACGTTTGTGTAAAGATCATTGCcaatcaggtgcatcccttcatggtGGCAGTGTATCCATCTGCAAATAGATTTTTTTCAGCAGGATTATGCCACAAGGCTTGTCCAGAACTGATTCTAAGAACATGACAGGGAATTCAGCTTAATGCAGTGGCCTGAATTGGATCAAATGAAGAAAGTGTAGAACACTATTGTAATCCTATAGTTTCTCACTGTGAGAGAACTGTGCAGAGGAAAGGGAGCGTTATAGAATGTTAGCCTCTCTTTACTGATCAGTGTGCACCTTGTCAGTTTTGGTGTGAGAGAGAATAAAGTAGACGGCACACGTCAAACGTTTGATTTTTGACCCTATGTCCGGATGACGTGTGCATGCCCATATTTGGGCATCCGGTCAGGACATCCTGGCGGGAAGTGATCTCATATATGGGCATCCTGTTCCTGTTCTCACGCCTTAGTGAGTGCGACAATATTTATATAATGcctttgaagttgtcatgatgattgatgtCTAGGGACCTCTTTGAACTGGGGAGATGAACATTTCAAAGAGTTTGACCCCCCACCCCCTGTTTTATTGaccttagggttgttgtctatgaAACACAAATGTCCTGGGATATTGGGGTTGGCAGACGCCTTATACAAAAGCCCAGAACAAGACATGCGGCCCCAGAACACTAAACAAGATTTTTAAAATCAGCATGGATTTTGTGATCAGTGGCAAAGCAGTGATGACTGTAACAACGGAAGCAGGACCTCGGTTGAAACATAGAGAAAGGGCCAAGTATCAAGCCACAATATACGATGCGCCAAAAAATCGGTTTCTAAGTGTGTATAGAACCCAAATACCGCCCGCAACTGCGCTGAAAGGTCAAGTGCTGATGTCTAATGGACATCAATGGGGGTATCGGTTTGATTACCTGGCCTGTAGAGTGAACCTCTATACGGTAGCCGAAGGAGAAGAATATACAGACCAGACTTTAGGAGTGGACTACGGGCTTGAAGACTGCATGGTTTTTCGCAAGGTTGTGTCCCGAACTGAGCCTTATCACCAAGGGGTATAGCTTGTTCACGGGCTACGAGACCCGTTGGGAAGGTGCCCCTGACTCCTCAGGAAGAATATTTCACAgggtgaaaatacaaagaaagaatGGACTTCCATGTGGCTACGTGGAGTTCTATATCAGCAACGAGGAAACCCGCAaaatttagtacgacatacagcttacgttatagcgagacagcgccagCGCCCAAAATAAGAGCGGAAAATAAtcctaaacattttcgacagaaatacgaaataacatcataaatgggtcctacttttgctgagcttccatcagaatcttgtacaagggatcctttgtccagaacaatcgttgtttggttttagattGTTCTTTTTTcctctcgaattagcaaccaaagctagtcaagtgacacaaggctgtccatcactaacaaacgcagagaacggaacacgccgaAGCTCACGataaaatttcaataatctgattaaactatattgaaaaaaacatactttacgatgatattatcacatttatcaaataaaatcaaagccggagatattagccgtctataacaaaagcttttcagaagccaatgctgatgtcctacccgcgccttcctgaacaaaggaaattggggtcctgtcattccaagacctctcttttgaccatagatatagctatacactccatttaacctctcactgcctattgacatctagtggaaggcgtatgaagtgcatgtatactaatagattttaAGCAAAttaatagggaggccctggaacagagcctcgatttcagatttttcactttctgacaggaagtttgctgcaaaatgagttctgttttactcacagatataattcaaacggttttagaaacttgagagtgttttctatccaatagtaataataatatgcatattgtacgagcaagaattgagtacgaggccgtttgaaatgggcatctttcatccaagctactcaatactgcccctgcagccataagaagttaaagcctCCAGTTCTTCATTTCATCATACACCATGGATATTCATACAACATACCAGGACTCCGATACGACATGGGGGCCAGACCCTAAGGACTCTATGCCTCGCAGCCCGACATTCTACTCCCCCCTGGCGAGACCCACAACACCCCCTACATTTACACAGCCTGAGGATGTGTTTGAAGGGGTAGTCAGGACTATTTTTGTGGACACCATCAAGGCCTTGGTAGCCACACTTTTAGACGTGGTGATTGGAGAATATATAAGAGAAAAATGCATCGGTTGTGAGATCAATCAACCCAGCCAGCGCCGTCATCTGTGCCTATATGACCCGCCAAGATACTACTTCTTCAACCATTTTGAGGAGCTGGTGAAAAGACTGTGGTCCTGCAGGTTTATACCCTGGAGTCTATGGGTCTTGTGCCGTCTATCCCCAGAGTTTACGGGGTAACCGAGGCATTCCTACATGAACTGAAGGAGGCAATCTACATCCACgagaaactcaaagaaatccGACACACCCTGGTGGACAACAATAAATACCGGGAAGCTGTGGTGGCTGATGTGATGACTTTCTGGCTCAATAAACCCCAAGAGACCGAGTGACATTTTGTTATTTAGTTGTAAAGCAATGGGTAACTATGTGTCTACGATGTTAGAGAGAATAAATAAAATTCTTCTTTTGAGAACTTACAAATGTTATGCATCAGATTATTGAAAATTAAGTGAACAACGTTCTACACGACACACAATGCCTGGGTTAATGAAGAGCGTGTGCTGAAAATGGAACAAATCATGAATCATGTACGACATACGGGCGAGAGTCTGCAATGGACACAACTGGTATCTCGTCTTGTGGATGATTCTGAAGAATTAGAAACAACTTTGTCTAAGATTTTACTTTATTTGTTTGAAACCCCATTTAATTGTAACGTGTATCATATTTGTTGTTTATATGCTTATATATCGGACATGTGTGTTTTTAAAAATTCAGCGACACAAGCCTGTAAATCTAAACCAAATATACAGGGTGTTGCATGCTGTGATCGTTGAGAAAACTGGGACATGTATCCTGCAAAGAATCCTGAATTGTCTGTATACGTAATACTTGATGCATAAAATAAAAATTCTAAAATTAAAGTGAAATGTTGTCGTTATTTGAAAGTGGCTCATTAACGTTATTGTACCTCAGCGAGGCAAGAAGGATGGCGGAGCAGatgttgaaaaacatttattaTAATCCCTCTAACCCCGGGTCTTATGGTGGTAAAGAGCATTTCCAGAGAGCTATAGCCGAAGAAACCGGTAGCCTGTTAAGCGAATGAGTGGTTATCAGAGCAGGATGCATTAACTCTCCATAAACCTGTAAGAAAACAATTTCCAAGAAATAGAGTTTTTTTTCTGCGCATCCATTGTCCCAATTTCAGGCGGATCTATGTGACATGCAGGCCCTTGCAGATAAAAATGATGGAAATCGCTACATGCTAACGGTTATAGATATTTTCTCTAAAATAGCATTTGTAAGGGGCTTAAAAAATAAGAGCGGGGCAGAGGTGACCCGGGCCTTTGACTCTCTCTTGAATGAAGGAGGGGCCCCCAAGAAAGTGCAGACTGATGGCGGAAAATAATTTTTTAATAATACTTTTCAGAAACTCATGaagataaatgtgataatatcatcgtaaagtatgttttttcaatatagttttatttgattattgaaattttttcgggagtttaggcgtgttgcgttctttgcgtttggtgacgaaggagagcttagcgccacttggctagttttgcttgctcattcgagagggaaaaatgccattctaaaaccaaacaacgattgttctagataaaggaccccttgtacaacattctgatggaagatcatcaaaagtaggacccatttatgatgttatttcatatatctgtcgaacatgtttactattagtttgcgcccagattttgggcgatCTCTCGCtgtaacgtaagctgcatgtcgtactgaagttatGTTTAGAATTCTAACAGGGCGATTGCAtaaagaactagtgtatctatcatttcctatacaacatgtattttttagtaaagtttatgaatagttatttggtcagaataggtgagtgtcagaaacatatacggagattctggaaaataatTGCTACAtggtcacattgtataaccacggatttcagctctaaatatgcacattttcgaataaaccatatatgtattgtgtaatatgatgttataggactgtcatctgatgaagtttatgaaggttagtgaaaaaaaatatatcttttgctggtttattcgccaTCGCTAACGTTGAATTGAATGAAtggggttgtgtggtaggctattgtagtaagctaatataatactatattgtgttttcgctgtaaaacacttaaagaatcggaaatattgtctggattcacaagatgtttgtctttcatttg containing:
- the LOC139533065 gene encoding uncharacterized protein isoform X5: MRPVTSTVRTNPALLSPSAPSSNLQSLGPDCDSGAQFALQDPEMASVKLEDCSQTLELNVNIKDEEEEEKIGKSHGMRPVTSTERTNPACLSPSTLSPNLQSLGPDCDSGAQFALQDPEMASVKLEDCSQTLELNANIKDEEGEEKIGKSVNHAHFLSGSDFSKKLCLSSRYSL
- the LOC139533065 gene encoding zinc finger protein 135-like isoform X1, which produces MRPVTSTVRTNPALLSPSAPSSNLQSLGPDCDSGAQFALQDPEMASVKLEDCSQTLELNVNIKDEEEEEKIGKSHGMRPVTSTERTNPACLSPSTLSPNLQSLGPDCDSGAQFALQDPEMASVKLEDCSQTLELNANIKDEEGEEKIGKSVNHGDHVETFSTSREHQQEDHRAKRSYHCSHCEEIFPFLSKLKIHLKIHTGKKLYSCSECGKCFKTSTALKVHHGTHRGEKHFSRSDCGKSFSRLGTLKQHERTHKGEKPYSCSDCGKSFTRPRNLKQHERIHTGEKPYSCSDCGRSFSQLGHLKRHVRIHKGEKPYSCSKCGKCFTTAIGLKVHQRTHTGEKPYSCSDCGRSFSQLGHLKRHVRIHTGEKPYSCSKCGKCFTTSIGLKVHQRTHTGEKPYSCSDCGVSFSQLCNLKRHERLHTGEKPYSCSDCGRSFSQLPPKNT